The Ignavibacteriota bacterium genome contains a region encoding:
- a CDS encoding DUF362 domain-containing protein, with product MNRRSFLLSSLLAAPALRSLDTLAQGVMKDEPYDLAIVRGSDVAANVTAAVNAVGGMSAFVKPGNVVFLKPNMSFPNPPEWGTTTHPEVIRAVAALCVAAGARRVVVADFPMSRAALCFERSGMTALAAECRDFTFVELNDEHQFEPVTIDGGEEVKELLIPKLVRKADVFINLPTAKVHSATTVSFGLKNLMGLFWDRMRFHRDFDLHNAIVDLAGVLRPQLTIMDATYLLLSNGPQGPGKVEHAKTIVAGAAPLAVDAATCSLASWNGRSTAPASVKHLARAAERGLGSLDISRLRIHRAG from the coding sequence ATGAACCGCCGCTCTTTCCTGCTATCCTCACTCCTGGCGGCGCCGGCTCTTCGTTCCCTCGACACACTCGCGCAGGGGGTGATGAAGGATGAACCGTACGACCTGGCCATCGTGCGCGGCAGCGACGTGGCCGCGAATGTGACGGCGGCCGTGAACGCGGTTGGCGGGATGTCGGCCTTTGTGAAGCCCGGCAACGTCGTGTTTCTGAAGCCGAACATGTCTTTCCCGAATCCGCCCGAATGGGGAACGACAACACATCCCGAGGTGATACGCGCGGTGGCCGCATTGTGCGTGGCTGCGGGCGCGCGCCGCGTGGTGGTGGCTGACTTCCCGATGAGCCGTGCAGCCCTGTGTTTTGAACGCAGCGGCATGACGGCGCTGGCCGCCGAGTGCCGCGATTTCACCTTCGTCGAACTCAACGACGAACATCAGTTCGAACCTGTGACCATCGACGGCGGCGAGGAGGTGAAGGAGCTTCTCATACCGAAGCTCGTGCGCAAGGCCGACGTGTTCATTAATCTGCCCACGGCAAAAGTGCACTCCGCAACAACGGTAAGTTTCGGACTCAAAAATCTGATGGGATTGTTCTGGGACCGCATGCGCTTTCATCGCGACTTCGATCTGCATAACGCCATCGTGGATCTGGCGGGTGTGCTGCGACCGCAGCTCACGATCATGGACGCCACCTACCTGCTGCTCTCGAACGGTCCGCAGGGACCGGGCAAGGTGGAGCATGCCAAGACCATCGTCGCCGGAGCCGCACCCCTTGCAGTCGATGCGGCCACGTGTTCGCTCGCGTCCTGGAACGGCCGCAGCACCGCACCCGCATCGGTGAAACATCTTGCGCGCGCCGCCGAACGCGGACTCGGCTCGCTCGACATCTCGCGCCTGCGCATTCACCGCGCGGGCTGA
- a CDS encoding DUF362 domain-containing protein, which produces MNGRRRFLTGAAAAVLAGSLPSRLAATLPPSKAAAYKYPNPGRIVTVTHTGAVQGYNKVSEPIVQSMFDEGIQRFTGITSSPADALASLFPGLTTAKKIAIKPNLINSSVPTRKELVKALLTRLVQMLGGFPAANITLYERHAARDGGYSTSYFGVNAGYVQDASFPNLGYTIMCDGKARPYSKTLHDADYLINMPVLKDHYCGIDFTLAFKNHMGTVNPGGSLGICSNKKAVLDIMADPVMVQKQVLVVMDCLFGVINGGPGGSPQISPNTITISQDPVTSDYFGRSLINDGRKKAGYSTKAGGYIEEAAAAPYSIGVANPAEMTVIPISMTTGIHESQPDLDWTLSDCYPQPVSTRAEFVLDLPASSTVRAGVYDTRGRLLATIVDGSLAPGSHILHWSPISQPHGMYILRVDIGGNTVTRSFLHAL; this is translated from the coding sequence ATGAACGGACGCCGACGATTTCTGACAGGCGCTGCTGCAGCCGTACTTGCGGGCTCGCTTCCCTCACGCCTCGCAGCGACACTGCCCCCCTCAAAAGCGGCCGCGTATAAGTACCCGAATCCGGGACGCATCGTGACGGTAACACATACGGGTGCGGTGCAGGGGTATAACAAGGTGAGCGAACCCATCGTGCAGAGCATGTTCGACGAGGGCATACAACGTTTCACCGGCATCACCTCGTCGCCCGCCGACGCGCTGGCCTCGTTGTTCCCCGGCCTGACGACGGCAAAAAAGATCGCGATCAAACCGAACCTCATTAATTCGTCGGTCCCCACGCGCAAGGAACTGGTCAAAGCGCTGCTCACGCGGCTGGTGCAGATGCTCGGCGGCTTCCCCGCCGCCAACATTACCCTGTACGAGCGGCACGCGGCGCGCGACGGCGGCTACAGCACATCGTACTTCGGCGTGAACGCGGGGTATGTGCAGGATGCGAGTTTCCCCAACCTCGGCTACACCATCATGTGCGACGGCAAGGCGCGGCCGTACAGCAAGACGTTGCACGACGCCGACTACCTCATCAACATGCCGGTGCTGAAGGATCACTACTGCGGAATCGACTTCACACTTGCGTTCAAGAATCACATGGGCACCGTCAATCCCGGCGGCTCTCTCGGCATCTGCAGCAACAAGAAGGCCGTGCTCGACATCATGGCAGATCCGGTGATGGTACAGAAGCAGGTGCTGGTGGTGATGGACTGCCTGTTCGGCGTGATCAACGGCGGTCCCGGTGGCAGTCCGCAAATTTCCCCGAACACGATCACGATTTCGCAGGATCCGGTGACATCGGACTACTTCGGACGCTCGCTCATCAACGACGGACGCAAGAAGGCCGGCTATTCGACCAAGGCCGGCGGGTACATCGAGGAGGCCGCCGCGGCGCCGTATTCCATCGGTGTGGCGAATCCCGCGGAAATGACCGTGATCCCGATTTCGATGACCACGGGAATACACGAGTCGCAACCCGATCTCGACTGGACCCTGTCCGACTGCTATCCGCAGCCCGTCTCCACTCGCGCCGAATTTGTACTGGACCTTCCGGCGTCATCGACCGTCCGCGCAGGCGTATACGACACGCGGGGCCGGCTGCTTGCGACAATCGTCGACGGTTCACTCGCGCCGGGATCACATATCCTGCACTGGTCGCCGATTTCGCAGCCGCACGGCATGTACATCCTCCGCGTGGACATCGGCGGCAATACCGTGACGCGCAGTTTCCTTCACGCACTCTGA